The following proteins are co-located in the Prionailurus viverrinus isolate Anna chromosome A1, UM_Priviv_1.0, whole genome shotgun sequence genome:
- the LOC125177245 gene encoding LOW QUALITY PROTEIN: butyrophilin-like protein 10 (The sequence of the model RefSeq protein was modified relative to this genomic sequence to represent the inferred CDS: deleted 3 bases in 2 codons) translates to MANTQGRDIFPPSCSIIFLLLKLLSYSLSAKGKADFSVSGPGQPVLAMVGESVKLQCHLSLNISAEDMEVRWYRKEPSPAVHLRKKGRDMPEEQMWQYKGRTTFWTAGLAQDQAVLTIHNVTVFDNGTFHCNFKESTGSAEATLWLRVAGLGSEPRIQVRAGRDEGIRAECTSEGWYPEPQVEWRDFRGQTLPSTTNLTVSPTTGLFAVVSNVTVWDRDVGNLSCSISNPLLQERMETKSHLPDSLLGQVPKSFPSMAWRAVVPVILIVVGLVACLVAGATCLFWKRQRNRNRVQLEEERLNREEEQLSQGWPEDIIYVSPSLDPDTASPKLTLSEDRKTVRRLFFEQELPNAPSRFDRDPCVLGLEQFSAGRYYWEVQVGHRKAWNLGVCLESLDRKGRIPKSPQHGLWALELYKKGFWALAFPRVRLHPSEPLHRVGVFLDCDAGRISFYSMGNGSFIYAFSGLSFSAPLRPFFCLWTHDPSPLTICSECQPPEALGPPQGEGQDRWEPSSSKTHDLSAPACHRFGGDVSILSPS, encoded by the exons ATGGCAAACACACAAGGTCGAGACATCTTTCCACCCAGCTGCTccatcatcttcctcctcctgaaGCTTCTGTCCTACAGCCTCTCTGCAAAGG GGAAAGCCGATTTCTCTGTCTCTGGTCCCGGCCAACCGGTCCTGGCTATGGTGGGGGAAAGTGTGAAGCTGCAATGCCATCTGTCCCTCAATATCAGTGCGGAGGACATGGAGGTGAGGTGGTACAGGAAGGAGCCGTCCCCAGCTGTGCACCTGCGCAAGAAAGGCAGGGACATGCCTGAAGAACAGATGTGGCAGTATAAGGGCAGGACGACCTTCTGGACGGCTGGCCTGGCCCAGGACCAAGCTGTGCTGACCATACACAATGTCACCGTGTTCGATAATGGGACCTTCCACTGCAACTTCAAAGAGAGCACAGGGTCTGCAGAGGCCACCCTGTGGCTGAGAGTGGCAG GGCTGGGCTCTGAGCCCAGAATCCAAGTGCGAGCTGGCCGGGATGAAGGTATCAGGGCAGAGTGCACCTCGGAGGGCTGGTACCCAGAGCCCCAGGTGGAGTGGAGAGACTTCAGGGGACAGACCCTACCTTCCACGACCAACCTCACAGTGTCGCCAACAACGGGCCTCTTTGCGGTGGTGTCCAATGTGACTGTCTGGGACAGGGACGTGGGGAACCTCTCTTGCTCTATCTCCAACCCCCTCCTCCAGGAGAGGATGGAGACCAAGAGCCACCTACCTG ACTCTCTTTTAGGTCAGGTTCCCAAAAGTTTCCCATCAATGGCATGGAGGGCAGTGGTGCCTGTGATCCTCATTGTGGTGGGGCTTGTAGCA TGTCTTGTGGCAGGAGCCACCTGTCTTTTCTGGAAACGTCAGAGGAACAGGAATAGGGTGCAGCTGGAAGAAGAGAGACTGAACAGAGAAGAGGAACAGCTGTCCCAAG gCTGGCCAGAGGACATCATCTATG TGAGCCCATCCCTGGACCCTGACACTGCAAGCCCCAAGCTCACTCTCTCTGAGGACAGGAAGACTGTGAGGCGGCTGTTCTTTGAACAAGAGCTGCCCAACGCCCCCAGCAGATTCGACCGGGACCCCTGTGTGCTGGGCCTGGAGCAGTTCTCAGCTGGGAGGTATTACTGGGAGGTCCAGGTGGGGCACAGGAAGGCCTGGAACCTGGGCGTGTGTCTGGAGAGCTTGGATCGGAAGGGAAGGATCCCCAAGTCCCCTCAGCATGGACTCTGGGCCCTGGAGCTGTACAAGAAGGGGTTCTGGGCACTTGCCTTCCCAAGAGTTCGCCTGCACCCTTCGGAGCCCCTGCATCGTGTGGGCGTTTTCCTGGACTGTGATGCAGGCAGAATCTCCTTCTACAGCATGGGCAATGGATCCTTCATCTACGCGTTCTCTGGACTGTCCTTCTCGGCACCCCTGAGGCCATTCTTCTGCCTCTGGACACACGACCCCAGCCCCCTAACCATCTGTTCAGAATGCCAGCCCCCAGAGGCCTTGGGGCCTCCTCAGGGTGAGGGACAGGACAGG TGGGAACCCTCCTCCAGCAAGACCCATGATCTCTCTGCTCCAGCCTGTCACCGATTTGGGGGAGATGTATCCATTCTAAGTCCCAGCTAG